Proteins encoded in a region of the Scatophagus argus isolate fScaArg1 chromosome 1, fScaArg1.pri, whole genome shotgun sequence genome:
- the mthfs gene encoding 5,10-methenyltetrahydrofolate synthetase (5-formyltetrahydrofolate cyclo-ligase) isoform X1: MAALRAAKQGLRKEIKRRVAALSDEEKQRQSLVVSQKLFRHPKYVTCKRIAVFLNMDDEVRTEEIIKDVFKLGKSCFIPRYESSSSHMDMLKLNSLQDMETLPLTSWNIRQPAQDDNSREEALAMGGLDLILMPGLGFDKLGKRLGRGKGFYDTYLERCIRHPKGKPYTIALAFKQQLCQEIPVGDNDVLIDEVLYEDDE; the protein is encoded by the exons ATGGCCGCCTTGCGTGCAGCAAAACAAGGtttaaggaaagaaataaaGCGACGCGTTGCAGCGCTGAGTGACGAGGAGAAACAGCGACAGTCTCTAGTCGTTTCACAGAAG ctgttcAGACACCCCAAGTATGTAACCTGTAAGCGGATTGCAGTGTTTCTCAACATGGACGATGAAGTGCGCACTGAGGAAATCATCAAAGATGTCTTTAAATTGGGTAAAAGCTGCTTCATTCCCAGAtatgagagcagcagcagccacatgGACATGTTGAAACTGAACAGTCTGCAGGACATGGAGACGCTTCCTCTGACATCCTGGAACATCCGACAGCCTGCTCAAGACgacaacagcagagaggaagcacTGGCTATGG GAGGTTTGGACCTGATCTTGATGCCAGGCCTGGGTTTTGACAAGTTGGGGAAGCGTCTGGGAAGAGGGAAGGGCTTCTATGACACCTACTTAGAGCGCTGCATCAGACACCCCAAAGGAAAGCCTTACACCATCGCCTTGGCCTTcaagcagcagctgtgtcaGGAAATTCCTGTTGGCGACAATGATGTGCTCATAGATGAAGTCCTGTATGAGGATGATGAATAG
- the mthfs gene encoding 5,10-methenyltetrahydrofolate synthetase (5-formyltetrahydrofolate cyclo-ligase) isoform X2 → MDDEVRTEEIIKDVFKLGKSCFIPRYESSSSHMDMLKLNSLQDMETLPLTSWNIRQPAQDDNSREEALAMGGLDLILMPGLGFDKLGKRLGRGKGFYDTYLERCIRHPKGKPYTIALAFKQQLCQEIPVGDNDVLIDEVLYEDDE, encoded by the exons ATGGACGATGAAGTGCGCACTGAGGAAATCATCAAAGATGTCTTTAAATTGGGTAAAAGCTGCTTCATTCCCAGAtatgagagcagcagcagccacatgGACATGTTGAAACTGAACAGTCTGCAGGACATGGAGACGCTTCCTCTGACATCCTGGAACATCCGACAGCCTGCTCAAGACgacaacagcagagaggaagcacTGGCTATGG GAGGTTTGGACCTGATCTTGATGCCAGGCCTGGGTTTTGACAAGTTGGGGAAGCGTCTGGGAAGAGGGAAGGGCTTCTATGACACCTACTTAGAGCGCTGCATCAGACACCCCAAAGGAAAGCCTTACACCATCGCCTTGGCCTTcaagcagcagctgtgtcaGGAAATTCCTGTTGGCGACAATGATGTGCTCATAGATGAAGTCCTGTATGAGGATGATGAATAG